From Pectinophora gossypiella chromosome 16, ilPecGoss1.1, whole genome shotgun sequence, one genomic window encodes:
- the LOC126373705 gene encoding protein insensitive-like — protein MQENQTVLEDNNKNAHETNEQMPESKEVNVSLLDSSAQDTLKSTEDPNSSSITMTTSVESEKEAEPEERAKVKRSNVSINLVSIGDGNAKVPSSLLNRLNWSSYTNVTRKLLSAVFSRNVLATHSLTGRPSPAFPDKPAKKKLNSAIVNDIVQTVVQRCKVAENLVRVSITTKCADEAKMLRKRNQLNERRVQKLENTPPSDSDSS, from the exons ATGCAAGAGAATCAAACAGTGTTAGAGGATAATAACAAAAACGCACATGAAACTAACGAGCAAATGCCAGAGTCTAAAGAGGTTAATGTTTCGCTTCTTGATTCCTCTGCCCAGGACACATTGAAGAGTACTGAGGATCCAAATTCGAGTTCTATAACG ATGACCACGTCTGTTGAATCTGAAAAAGAAGCGGAACCTGAGGAACGTGCAAAAGTAAAACGCTCAAACGTTAGTATCAACTTG GTATCTATTGGCGACGGGAACGCTAAAGTGCCATCTAGCCTTCTGAATAGGCTGAACTGGAGTTCCTACACCAACGTGACTAGAAAGCTCCTCTCCGCCGTATTTTCGCGCAA TGTCCTCGCCACGCATTCGCTGACTGGCAGACCTTCTCCTGCCTTTCCGGATAAGCCGGCGAAGAAGAAACTTAACTCAGCGATTGTCAACGACATCGTGCAAACCGTAGTCCAGAGATGCAAAGTTGCAGAAAATCTCGTTAG GGTCAGCATTACGACCAAATGCGCTGATGAAGCTAAAATGCTTCGCAAAAGAAATCAGCTGAACGAACGACGAGTCCAGAAGCTGGAAAACACCCCGCCATCCGACTCTGACAGCTCTTGA